Within the Rhizobium favelukesii genome, the region AAAGGCTGACGGGCAGGCGGGATATGGCAGCGATCGAGACCGAACCTTTCACCCAATGGGTGATCGAGGACCACTTTGCCAATGGCCGCCCGGATTGGGAGCAGGCCGGCGCTCTGATGGTCGAAGACGTCTCCGCTTATGAAAAGATGAAGCTGCGCATGTTGAACGGCGCGCATTCGCTGCTCGCTTATCTCGGCTATATCGGCGGCTATGAATTTATCCGCGACGTCATGGATGATGTCGGCCTGGCAGCCCTTGCGCGCCGTCACATGAACGCCGCTGCCGCAACCTTGGATCCGGTGCCTGGCATCGCTCTTGAGGCCTATGCTGACGAGCTGATTGCACGCTTTGCAAACAAGGCGATCGCCCACCGCACCTACCAGATTGCCATGGACGGCACACAAAAGTTGCCCCAGCGCCTTCTCGAACCCGCCTCCGAAGCTGTGGCTGACGGCGGCAAGGCAGAGACCTATGCGATCGCGGTGGCCGCCTGGATGCGCTACGCACTTGGCGCTGACCGGAACGGTGAAAGCTACGAACTGCGCGACCCGCGCGCCGCCGAGATAGCAGCGCTGCTGGCCGACGTGCCGCGCAATGGGGGCGCTGTATCGAAAGCTCTGTTCGGGCTGCCGGGCCTTTTCCCGGCTGCGCTGACCGACAACCTCGGCTGGACGGAGGATGTGGCGAACAAGCTGGAGATCTTGATCCAGGACAACAGGTTGCCGTTGTTTTGATGGCGCACGTCATCCCTTCGCAGCAGAAGACTCCCCACCGCACAAAAAGAGTCTTTTCGCCTCGCAGACGTGCGTCGGCTGGATTCTTGTGACAAGCACAGCAATTCGAGTCTCAGGCCGTCCTTCTATTGCCTTGTCACGCCTTTGCGCGGGCCATCTCAGGATCGTAGAGGGGCTCGAGCGATGCCCGGTAGGGCACGCGCTCGCGCGCCACGTCAAGTTCGTAGCGGCCGGACAGCACGAAGTCTTCGGTCACGCCTTCCGGATTGCGGACATAGCCGTAGCCGATCGGCTTGCCGATCGTGTAACCGAAGCCGCCGCTGGATAGCCAGCCGACACGCTTGCCGTCGCGATAGATGGTCTCGCGGCCGAGCAGAACGACATCTGTGTCCTCTGGTACGAAGCATGCAAACATCTTCTTGACGCCCGAAGCCAACTGCCGCTCGATCGCCTCGCGGCCGCGAAACGATGTGGTCTTTCTGGTCTTCACCGCCCAGCCAAGCCCGGCCTCGATGGGCGTATGATCCGGCCCGATATCGGAGCCCCAGGCGCGATAGCCCTTCTCTAGGCGGCAGCTTTCGATGGCGCGGTAGCCGGCATTCATGAGCTGCAACGGACCGCCCGCCGCCATCAGCGCGTCATAGACGGTTGTTGCGTATTCGACCGGCACATGCAGTTCGTAGCCGAGCTCGCCGACATAGGTGATGCGCAGCGCCCGTACCGGGCAGCCGGCGATGCCGATGGTCTTGACGCGGCCGAAGGGGAAGGCAGTGTTGGAAACG harbors:
- a CDS encoding mannitol dehydrogenase family protein — translated: MTERLTSLSGLAPTAKLPHYDRDALKPGILHLGPGAFFRAHFAPFTDGAIAAAGGDWGIEVASLRTADVADHLNEQSGLYTMLVRDTAGTTAHVIAPILRAHVATRNPGDLLAKLEDPAIRIVSLTVTEKAYGFDSATGGLDLKHPDIAADLADRHAPRGVVGYLVEGLSRRRAKGIPPFTPLSCDNLPSNGAVLKRLVLDFAERVDPDLRQWIEDNVPFPSTMVDRITPASTDATYRDAERLTGRRDMAAIETEPFTQWVIEDHFANGRPDWEQAGALMVEDVSAYEKMKLRMLNGAHSLLAYLGYIGGYEFIRDVMDDVGLAALARRHMNAAAATLDPVPGIALEAYADELIARFANKAIAHRTYQIAMDGTQKLPQRLLEPASEAVADGGKAETYAIAVAAWMRYALGADRNGESYELRDPRAAEIAALLADVPRNGGAVSKALFGLPGLFPAALTDNLGWTEDVANKLEILIQDNRLPLF